CTGTGACATGGGCAATAGGAGGGGGCCTATGAGTAGTGGACCCTACAGAAGGTTTGGACCCTAAGGAATTAAGGCCGGTGGGAGTGCTCCGTGTGTCAGGGCGCCTTACAAATGTGGACTTAGTGTTCCATCGATATAGGAGATCGTCTTGGTAGTTAAGGGGcaggtatttttctttaagtCTCTCTTTCATCTCTACCCAATCAGTTACTTTATGTTGATGTCTCCTAGCTAACAGATGTTCGGTACTTTGCCAGAAAAGTTTAGCTCGACCAATGAGCTTCATTCTGGCGAACCGAACCTTCTTCTTTTCAGACAAATTAtaccactcaaagaagtggTCCATCTCGCGTAACCAGTCGGAAAAAACCTTCGGATCAAGACGACCATCAAAAGTGGGGGCTTCAACCCTAATGCCTCGCATTACATTTTCATCAGGATCACGAGGTTCTCTGGGTTCTACGGTATGTCGGTGACCTCTATCAACATGAGGAATGGGACCAGGTCCTCTAGGGCGAGGGAAGGCATAATGGTGACCTGGAACAAACCTATTATCAAAGTTGTCCTGCCGAACcgaggcttgttgttctaggatGTCGTCCTCATCAACACCCGGTAAATGGGGAGTACTAGCTCTTTGGGATCCAATAACCCTTTGAAGTGAAACCTCAATTGAATCGAGTCGAGCATTAACCTGGGTGGACATTGTGGTTAGGTCATGAATTTGGGCGTTGTTTGCTTGGACTTGGGCATTGGTATTTTGGACTTGAATATTAGTGTCGTGGATAGCTTTTAATAGGGCTTCGATTTTGGAATCCATGCCTAATTGGGACTTAGGATGAGATGCGACACAACCACTAcgtagatgcataaaatgaataACAAAATGTATGATCCTACCAACTATAGAGGTTCCtaagtagacctaatgcatgaaagTAATTTAATATAGCAAGGTATATGCTCAATATAATCGGAAGCTAACTCAAGCAATTGAAATTGGCTTTGAATTACGTAATAAATTCAGATAAGTAGTTGCAGTCAAATAGTACTAGTTTTCAGTGCGTTGCAGGGTTGCACAGAGCCTCAAAGAACTTCCAAAGATTAGGTAGCCCTACAATTAATAACAAAGACAGGCCACTACTAGGGTTTTGGGGTTGTTTGGAGTGGATATGTTGAATTTTAGGAAGCAACATCAATAGAGCACATAAGAGTTAATTAATTCTAAATTtagacaaacaaataaaatttgtagtaagAAAGAAACCTGACCTGGGTTGGGGCGACGATCAGATGCAAATAGCGCGAATCGGGTCTGAGCACAGCAACTCGGTGAACTTGATATCAGCAACTTGGGGGCCAGAGCTGATTGAGGCTTGTGCTTGCCGAAGATGTTCCAGCTGAGATGATGCTGGGAAGAAGGTCACGGCGTTGCAGGGTCCGGTGGTGGTGGTCGGAGCAACTGTTGGCAGGGAGAAGCTGATGCAGGACGGTTGGAGCGGTCTGCGGTGATGACTGTCAGAGCCGACAGTGGTGGTGCAGCAGTCGACGGCGGCGACGGCAACGCGGCGGCGCGGCGGTGAGAGCAACCCGGCGGCGCGGCGGTGCGGCAGCAACTTAGCAGCGGCGAGCGGCAGTAAAAAGTTGCAGGGGCAGCGCGCAGCGCAGGGGTGCAGCAGCAGGCGTGGCAGCGGCGGTAGGGAGCGAGCGGGGAGCGCTGACAGCAGTGGAAGGCCGAAGTTGACGGTGGTGGGAGGGCGGAAAACGGTGGTGGTGGACTCGGCCGGGCCGATGAATGCCGGCGGAGTGACACAACTATGGTAGAGGAAAGAGACGGGAGATGTGGTGACGCGGAAGAATTGACGGCGGCAGCGGTGGCGGTGGGCGGAGGTGTTGACGGCGGAGAGGAAACAGTGTGGGGTTGACGGGGGACGGTGgtcggaagagaagaagaaaacgaaACCAGGGAATCgggaaaataaaaaaggaaggaGGAAACCTCCCGCACGTGCGCGACTTACGCGTCACGTGCGTcaaccagtttttttttttttttttttaactcaagTCGGGTTGTCGGGTTATCGGGTTAACAGACCCAACCCACTAGGACAGTCCGAcccgcaattttttttttttttttttttttgaaatgactCGGGTTAATGGATAATGGGTTAACGGGCTAACGGGTGCAGACCTTACCCGTACTGTAGATCATCTTCAACCTTCAACCGTCCGCTCGCTTCCGCCGGATCTCGCCTGATTTTGCGGCGGTGGTTGCGGGGAGGTGTTGCGCCGGCGGAAGAGGGTGCTGGTGCAGCAGTGATCGGGGCGGCGACGTCCTTCACTTGGATCCGGCCACGGTCGGTGGCAGCAAAATGCTTTCGAGACCTCCGGGAAGCACGGCGGCGACCGAAGGCGAATCGGCGGCGATCAAAGGTAAATCGGCGGCGCGGCGAAACGGTGGCGGTGGATGATGCTTTCACAGTGATAGGAGGCCGGCTTATTTGCCTCCCGGGCTGCCTTGGGGGTTTCCGGCGACCGAGCCTTCCTTCTCTGCGTGAGATCCGACAGAGGAGGACGGCCAAGAAAGGGTGAGAGCGTCGGAGGCATCGGCGGAGGGAAATGAAGGCGGCGACGGCGTCTTGCGAAGGAGCTCTGTGGATCGACGCCGGGTAGCAGCCGACCGACGGGAGGGTtttacttcttttttcttcacaGCGGGTGAGGTGATGAATAGGGAAGAGAATAAGGAAGAAATGGAGTGACCCTTCTTCTTCGGGGTGCGTGCCGTGCGACGACCTTCCGTGCGTTCCGGCGTTTGCGGTGCAAATGATCTAGCAAAATACAGGTGAGGAAAAGGCCGAAAAGGAATCGGCGGGGGTCCGTCCATAAACCGGATCCTTCGACTTCAGCAACAGAGGCAAAGTcagccttgctctgataccaaagctgacgcaggacaactgcaggaagaagagggaagggggaagaagaggggaaagaggaaaagaggaggaggaagaagaagaccaatttttcattcattaattcattcattaaaccctaaacatcaggatggacccatatatatagggtcacaaaataacaaataacccctacaaataaaataattccaaaaagctcctaaaatgacaatatgcaaataaacccaaatgacaatatgcaaataaacccaatcaacataaaataaatcaatctaaaataaaatcaggctggctgaatcggctggaacccgctgagctggctggatcctgtggggaccggctgacctggcactggtgtccgcaccattatataaataaattcgGTACTAATGCGAGACCGGGTTGACTTCAGGTCTGATCggttttaaaattttcaaaaatcagTTTCCATCTAAAATTCTCACCAGGTTGGAGCGACAGCCCTATGCGAAACAAGTGAAAAGTCCAAGCCGTGGCAAATGAGGCAACGAACAAAAGTCCCGTTCGTCGTCTTCTTGCCCCCCgcgccccccacccccccccggGCATCTATTCATTTTCTTCCCCCGATTTCATCATCGTCGAAGAAGTGTAAGCTTTCGTTCTCCTCGCGGCTCTCCTGAAGGTCGATCGCTCCCATCCGTTCTCTGAGAATTGGAGTCGAGGAGATCGCTGAGCTCGCCCGTAACAAGGTAACGGTTACCAGCTGGAATTCTTGGAAGCTATCTTCTAATTAGGAGTTCAAGCTGTAGATTTTTTAGCTGGTATTGGTTCTCTCTGTAGGTTCTGGTAGCTGCTGTGATTGGTTCGGTAATCGGGCAGGTCTCAAAACCTCTGGCTTCGGCTCTTTTAATGGAAATGGCATCGATCTAAAGGCAGTAATTCGTTCTGGTGGAATGCCGTCGACCCCCATTTCCCCTGTAACTGTAAGACCCTATTCTGacgttctttttttttgtgaaaaaaatgatcttttttttttccgtctAAATTTCTTTTATTGGTTATTTGAGGGGGGATATGGGCTTGATATTGGGACCAATTTGTGGAACTTAGTGCTTTTGAATTCACAGAGTGTCACGGCAGCTGCAACTTCGCTTAGTCTTGAAAGGTTAGTAAAGAAATTACTCGTTTCATAGTTTTGAATGATAAATTCTCTCGCGTTCTCGTGTATGATCGTGCTATATGATTAAATGCCTAACCTTTCGATTTGCTTGAGATAAATTGGTGCAGCAACTCGGACGCCTGGCTAACACACAATAAACTACTAAAATCCAGATTGATTATGCCCGTTAACAAATATATAGGCCAAtcaaataattcatttgaagggCTACAAAATATATCTACAAACCATAAAATTCAGGATTCCACACGCAACTAAACGTTTCGGATGTTTTAGCAGAATATTAATTCATCTGGACCAGTTCTTGAAGGTTGGGGGGCATGGCCCATGAGAACTTCGTCACCGGTCGAACTCGTCCAAACTCGCCGAGGCGGATCTTTTCGAGGAGTCGGCACTCGACAGCAAGCATGGGAGGCATGGCCGATCATTGATAGGGAGCTTCTTGAGGTCGATCTCGACGATGCCCGGGATACCCGTTAGCTATGTCCTTGAAGAGGCGGTGTTAGTCGCCGCTTCAGTGGAAAACCTCGAGGGTTTTTGAAGTTGGGAATCAGCGACGAGGAGGCGAAATGCTGGCAGTTGCAGAGCTCCTTGAGGCAGAGGAAGATTAGGGCGAGTCACTCATCGGGTAGGGAGTGACAGGACTATTTTTCAATAACTTGAGGACTCAAatcatctatttttttcttttgatgactcGATCAAATTTTTTTGCAACTAAGGATTCCTTCATTACCTAACATGACCTAGAAGTTTTCCCTCCAAACATTCTCTTTCAGAAGTTGAAACAACATCAACATATTTTGCAATGCCTACATCAAATACGTATCTTCAAAGCTCCATTTCAACTTCTTCCCAGTCCCAGCAAATGCACAGATGCACTTATAATttatgcaagctgcaaaggatTTGACACCATACAAAAGTTTTTCTTAGATGAATTCTTGAATACAGACCACTGACTTATATGTTGCCTTATATTTATGCCCTCTCATCATTTACCAGTTGTTTTGCTGCATTCGCACATTCTCACTCTTGATCATCATTCGCCACTGACTTATATGCTGCCTTAAGTTTTTCTTAGATGAACTTTCTGAAGCTGCAAAAGATGAAGTATAACAGATTGCTTTGCTACATGTCTTCAAGTATGAATAATTTAGAACTTTTTTTTGACACACTCAACACAATAACGATCAAGCAGGAATACTTGTCCAAAACAGCCAGCAGGTCAATCAAGTTCATCACACAATCAAGCAGCCATTGTCTTCAATAGTGACAGTCCTTAAAAACTAGCGACGCCCAAAGGAAAAGTTGACCCCCACACAGAATGAGGAAATTGTCCTCTTACTGCTGTCCGTCAGCCGGTGCAGCAGCAGACTTGTTCTACCCACTCTCGATAGCAGAGACACCATTTCCAGTCCCACTTCCAGCTGCCATTGCTACGGCCTCTCCGGGGGGCGGGTGGTCAAACTTGCATGTTGCGCCAAATTTGCATGTGCCTGTCTTCATGTAGAAGGAACAGATAACAGCATCCTGCAGTAACAGTGGCTTCTTGATTAGTGATTTAAACTCCTCACTATTTTAACAGTATGTATGGTTACCGCAAATGATAACAAAAAACTCTCCACCATATAGCACTTAGGATCCAGAAGTGCCTCTACAAAACAGGATTTGAATCTCATGGTGGAACTTGTAATGTATTGAATATGTAGCTAGCCCTTTGAGGAGCCATTTGTTCACCTTTTATGAATTTCTACTCCTACATGttttttttatatgattttcaccatgtaggataaaatatgagttcaaTTATAACTACTACCTGTATCAGAAAATACCACATGACTTCCTTTTTCATGTAAAAACAACACCAGAACATGAAGTTCTGCAACCGTGCTGCAATGTTCGCAGTTGATGAACTACTACAATGTACCTAGTTTAGCATGCGCAATGCATGTTGGGTAGCATAGATGGATGTGATCCACCAATCTGATTGACATTTTTCATGTTATTGTCCATGCAATTTGATATATACACTTCCAGTTATGGTACGGGCACTTTTTCTCTTCCTGAGGGTAAGGATATAACTATGTTAGTATAAGATGAACCGGTTGTACAAGTCAACATGAATAATTCCTAGGTGCGCACATGGAGAGGCATTCTGGAGGTCGGATTTGGTATTGGAAGAGATACCTTATGGTCTTTCAATAGCTGAGCAAATTTAATTGTATTCTGTTAATTTTTGGAAGGACGAGAAATAACTATTTTTCTCTAGGCAATGCTAGCTAAAGCAAAATTATGCTCCAATGGAATAATCTACATTATGGAAGCCCAGCAGGGAAATGGGAACAGATTTTTCGTAGTTGGGTTTCAGGGTAATCTGCCTACTGGATCCAAGAGCTAAAGAAAAATCCATTTTGACAACCAAAACTTGATGCAAGTGCTCACTACTCTTCAGCAAAAAAAGACAGGACAGCATATACGGCAAGTCACTCTGAAGTACCAGCTTGGGTGGTCAATAACCTTTATTTTAAAGATCCAGGTGATGTATATTGGTGGCCCCAGTGAAACATCCAACAATGATATGCCTTATATTCTCCTGGTTTTGTACTTAAAATTATGCAGAATCTGGGATCCTCACATATGCAGATACAATAAACAATAGAATTGAGATCATTTAAATTCATACGGGAGGACATACCAGCTCAAACAAACAGTAAGTACAAACTAGACCACATCTTGAAAAAATTGATTTGCAGAATCAACATGGAAAGAGACTTACAAAATGACTAAGTGGATTAACTTCTAACAGAAGACAACTTATTAAACAAGTTTAATGCAATGGTTTCGGCATGTTACCTCTCTCCTTGGCAGCCCAGCAAGGGTAAGCTTGACATTCTGTTGAAGAGACTGCTTCGCATCTGATATTGGTGGTGCTGACCGGTCAAAAGGGTGGTGAAACTTGCATCTTTCTCCAAACTTGCACTGTCCAGTCTTCATATAGAACTGCATCCACAATTGTACACAACAATTATCAAAATGTTTTAGCAAACAGACATCCTtgagacttaattagttgtacCGACATGGCTATAAAAGCAAGCATGAAAGagtgagagagagtgagagagagagagaggcagagagagagagagagagagagagagactcatgaCTGCATAAATGTGGGCACAGAAGGATTATTGGTTTGATGAACAAGGTCAAGGTAGTTGAATCCTAAAATGGCATAATATACTATGAACTAGAAAAGCCATCTGAATAAGAAGAGAAAAATCTTATGCTGTAAGCACTATCAAgaactttactacttgattttGTCCAACATGATAACAAATATTATGTTATTGCTAAGACAAGTTAAATTGCCATTGCTAATAGTCAGTATACAGCTATGTATGGGCACATAAACATGAGACATACAGGTAGCAAATACTCGAAAGCATCTGATATGGTTGCATGTGGATCTCAGTAacatattaaaaatatagaaattagtATCCCGTAAATAGACCAGCATATAAAGATGAATTCTTGGCGACTCTTGTAATTGGTCCTAATGCCAAATGGGCTCTTGATGCAGTAAGTAGACCAGCATGAAAAGGAGGCTATTGGTAACATACATCACATTCAATTTCTCCAGGCCTTTGTGGATAGATAGTTGGAACGCCTCCAAGCTGCATCAACAAAAGGGGTATAATTATACCTGCTAATTATATGCAATTTGGCATATAACGGTGCATCTAATAACactaattaatcatcaatgACAACGCCATCATGATAGCTATTCTATTTCATTATCTTACTGATGCTTGGGCTGACTGCAAATTTATATTCTGTAAAAAGCTAGCCGCTGGATTTAATACTCCAAAAGGCAAATTAGTTGCTGGAGAAGGTATAATATCTTGTCCTAAAGCAGACGCCAATGGTGGATTAATTGCTGCATAAGACACCCAACCAAATGACCACTATTAAAAGGTATAAAGATAAATCTTGAGAATTCAGTAACATATTAAATCTAGAAAGCAATATGTATGTAACAATTAAAGTACAAATAACATACAATTTCTGTCAGGGTGGTTGTATCGGCAAGTAGCACCATATTTGCAGCTGAATAACAAAGAGAAAGTAAGGGTGTGACATGCTTAAATACTACAGAAAAAGATTGGGTCTCAAACAACTTGTAATCCTGCAGAAAGTTTTACCTGCCAGTCTTGAGGTAAAATGGACAATCTGTTTCACCCTACAATAAGAGAAGATGTAAAACAATGTAATTTACAGCATGCATGTCAAAAACAGTTAATCTTAATTAGTTAAGCAAATCAACTGACTGTTATTACTGGGCATATACAGCAATCATTACTAGAAATCTCGTTGCTGAAATTACTGAGATGCAAAGCAGAACAATGATGGGATATGaagaaattttctaattgccagATAAACAGAATATAAAACATCAGAGCTCAGACAATATTACAATATCACATAGTTGCTTGTAATGCCATGACCAAAAGCAAACAATTTTGTTGATCAAGTCATTGGATCGTGGTACTCCATGACCTAGGATCAAATCTAACCTACATCCGGGTAGTTGGATGGGGCATAATCCCCTCTTTTTTCTcagaaaaaaaggggaaaaggcAAGCAATTTCAATTGATATATAGAATCCTGAACAAACTCCTTCATAGTTAATTCTATGTGATAAGGGAACTGCCAGTTTTcaatcattagtttctttacttTTTACCATGACCAGAAAAATGCGGACAAACGTTTATATGATTTTTACCGGTCGTATGGGAAGTCCCTTTGAATTATGCAGCAGAGCAGGGGTGATTGTAACATGCCCCTTTGCTGGCATTGGATCTCCTCCAGCAGCACCATCATCCTTCTCAGATTCCATCTGCCCCGTGTTACCAGTATCTTCTCCATTTGGTGGTATTTGAAAATCCTTTGGATGATGAAATTTACAATTTGGGCCAAACTTACATTTCCCAGTCTTCATATAGAACTGCAAAACATTTTAAGTTTACATCAAGAATAAAACAAGCAACCCCACAAAGGAATGCAAAAAATACAAACATCTCACCGAACATAATGGCTCCGATGGCCTCTCTGGTAACACTGAGTTATCAGCCCCCTGCAGttgcataaaataaatatggagaaagaggaaagaagagaaagggaaGGGTGGATGGAAAACCAGTAGGTGCATAAAGAAGATGCCAGGAGACTACCTCTCCACCTACTTCACCAACAGATGCATTTAGCATGTCCTTTGGATGGTTGAACTTGCATCGTGATCCAAATTTACATTTTTGAGTCTTCATGTAATACTAGACATCACAAGAACAATAATGCAAATTATACACAAAAACAGAGGGTTTCATGGAACAAGCAACGCAAACAAAAAGGATATGAATAAATCAAACTCCTTACAGGACAATCAGATTCTCCTGGCCTCTCAGGAAGAGATTCACTTGCAGGGACAAATGGGACCTGAAAAAAACAGGAAAAAGAAGTTACTAAAAATGAAACGGAAGATCAAACTGCTTATTGTTTaatgctggaaaaaaaaaacagcaatttGAGCTCACATCCCAgattcttcaaaaatttggcaatTTGATCTGGCTTACTAGGGTTCAACAAAATGTGGTCATCTTTAATTTTAAACATATCAGGTAAATAATGTGATCTGGACATGAAACAGGTTTCTAATGCTGGGTGTCTAAAGGAATTTGGCGTGGGAAGTTCTAATGATATTGGGTCAATAAATCTGAATGTTATTGACATGTTACAATATTGTTTTGTCATAAGCAAGATTAATAGCCCCATAATCTGATAAATTTAGTAGATCTATCATGATATCAGTTTAGACTTGACATATTTATTTAGAAGTGCCAGACTTCATTGGTGTTACAATTTGCTTGCCGATGAGTACTAAGTACTCATTGCTTAAACAAACTGTTTACCAGCTCTTTCATTCTAGTTGTGAATATTGTCAGATTTGGGTATCAAATAGACATCTGAACTCCAAAAGTTTTAGTAAATATCATACAGGTAGGTTTTAGTAAATATTAAAACAAACTGCACATATATGCGAAAGTAATTTTTATAAACAcccatctctctttctctttgcaCATAAATACTTTCCTAACACATCTTCCCCACGGCCTCAAACTGGCATTTTTTAAAATTCTGGTAGCAGCAGAGTATTTCATGAAATGAGCCAAACCGGGTCAATTCAAGGTAATGGTTTATTATAGCTTACACAATGACACCAAAATAAGAAACATATGTTATTCAGACAATCTGATAAGAGCTTCTAAATTTGTATGCACAGCCATCGACATCCACTTTTTTCATCTTCTGTCGATCCATGCAAGTTATAATACCTGTAACAGTGACATAATGAGACAGATATAACTCAGAGATACAACTTTCAATTATTCCATTAATAATATTTGAGAGTAACTAGCCAGCTTAACCCCTAAAAAATCTTATCAACCATATGACCAACTTGGAACACATAGTTAGATATGCTATAACTTCTTAGTTTCCATAATCCCCAAAAAGCTTCTAGCAGATAGGCCTAAGAGACTTTGTAACTCCATAGAAAGTACATGCCACCAGTACATTCCAATATTTAAAAGCCTTGTAGCTTAAAATGGTTGCCCTCCCTCATATAATAAAAGCTAAGTATATTACCATATCTGCCAGAATCTTATTACATTATGCAAAAGTCAGTGAAACCTAACATGTCGACCACAGTGGATttgaattttcaaaagaaatacCAGGCAGTTTGGATGAGGTATGAATGACCTCATCATGTTTAGCTATCCACACTCTTCCTGTGTTATCCACTTGCTGGTGTATAGACTTCATACAGTGACAAATTAAATTTCATACTTTAATATcatcataattttaaattatgacACCTGAACGGTAGCCCTGTCTATAGTCATACCCGCAGTCATTTTTTCAGCTGCCAAACAAAAGAAAGGTCATCAGGTGCTCTTTCCATGTCTTATTCAACATTATAATAGCATTCAAGTCAAAGATACCTGATAGTCCACAAACCTAGGCTTTAACAATATtgctttcattaaaaaaaataaagtattaaaaataataataataaaagaccAGGAAATGATTCTTGAAAGACTAAGGTCTAAAACCTTAATGCATTACTCTGACAAGAATGAGATGTCCCTAAATATTAAACTCTCTCGCTGCAAAATGGGCCACTTTATATAGGTTCATCCAAGGTTCGTAATCTTGGCATTGGACCTTGTACCGGTACCATGTTAATACAGTGTTGGTACACCCGAAAGGTTGATACAGTAATCATACACCTGATATAGGATGGTACGCACCAATACTGCGAATCTTTTCACTTGTTtagacaaaaaataaaattaaaaataaacttgCAATGAATATTGATGAGTTTCGTATCATTTATTAGTTATTCATTGCATATTTGATCATGTCTATGCTGCTTAAAATAAATAGGAGCCCCAAACTAATTTCACAGAAATATAAGACAGCAACTAATTACAAGCACAATTATTCCTCaaatgtacttttttttttgaaaatcataatCAAGTATCACAATCTCGGTACTAGGTCGGTATGTTACAGTTTTGTATAGTATCGGCACTTGGTCGGCAAAAGCATACCGGTACAATATTGGttcactattttttattttattgtttgtcATGGCTATTTTCAGGTTTAGGGATCTTGCAAATATGATTATAAGGTTGTTTTAGTGttaatttatttcatattgatcCCAGAGATTGTATGATTGCTTGGTGAATgcaattataataaataaaaatagacaATGCATAGTTTTTATCTTGAAACTGAAAATATCAAATATATTGAATTACCAAATACATACCAACATCTAGTCCCTCATGGAGTGTCTATGCCGCTCATAGATGTCAAGATCTCATTCATAATCGAGACCAAAATACAGTATATCATAAAATCATGCCAAGCTATAAAATTTTGGCATAATCGTAAGGGGAACATGTATGATCTTGGCTTGGATTGGGGCTCAAAACCACAAAAAATTTCTCCCCCGATTTTCCTCACCTTCCACCATTCCCTTCATGTTCTCAGCAAAACAGAGAGGAGAAAGGCATTACGATGCCTTCCCCTCCATTTTTACTCATGGGATGGCTCGGGACCGACTCAAACTGACTCATACCAAGTAGAATGTTCCGCTCGATTTGGACCAAGTCCTAAACCAAACCAGCAAACCAATCCAATTTTGCACCAATTCGAGTCAGGCTGGTTTTGCAAACCTTTATTACAAACACTATCGTATaaacaatttgaaagaaattgaatgAAAAAGTTGAGAATAATAATAGTGAATGTCTCCTAATTCTAACACAACAAAACACATTTCACAGACCAACTCACGTGTTGACTAGCATACATCAGTGCAAGTTACCAACTTTCAAGCACAAACAAGAAATTGCAAAGCAAGGCATACATTTTACGTTTTCAGAAGTCTCTCAATAGAATATTAATTCACAATCAAAGATAATTTCTCTAAATTCATAGTTGTGTCTCAACCATACATATAAAGccacaaacaaaaaaattaaaaccatCCAAACAACTCACTAGAT
This portion of the Phoenix dactylifera cultivar Barhee BC4 chromosome 11, palm_55x_up_171113_PBpolish2nd_filt_p, whole genome shotgun sequence genome encodes:
- the LOC103708320 gene encoding zinc finger CCCH domain-containing protein 8-like, with product MSNQIYNYSSSFGGGGGASSLYSRRATNSYLSDGGSSRLSSVDTFPAADTAMYSDRMLSLYSKPGDRSMRLHGSDIAGFGAAGGFSAAGKIGGGIGTVASPALYASSALDPSAVGGAKRSVEALYNQSILGSHNTIGQSDALFSSNSLVKRSRLETASNLPIYPQRPGEKDCTHYMLTRTCKFGNSCKFDHPIWVPEGGIPDWKEVPFVPASESLPERPGESDCPYYMKTQKCKFGSRCKFNHPKDMLNASVGEVGGEGADNSVLPERPSEPLCSFYMKTGKCKFGPNCKFHHPKDFQIPPNGEDTGNTGQMESEKDDGAAGGDPMPAKGHVTITPALLHNSKGLPIRPGETDCPFYLKTGSCKYGATCRYNHPDRNSINPPLASALGQDIIPSPATNLPFGVLNPAASFLQNINLQSAQASLGGVPTIYPQRPGEIECDFYMKTGQCKFGERCKFHHPFDRSAPPISDAKQSLQQNVKLTLAGLPRREDAVICSFYMKTGTCKFGATCKFDHPPPGEAVAMAAGSGTGNGVSAIESG